The DNA region GTCTCTATCCCttgtacttgaactcacttaaaacctctttgttttgttttacttttaatttacACCAGCCCCGTCCTTGTTTGAACTGAAGTGATTATTAATTCCAGCTAAAATAATAAAcagtgcttttgtctctttaaaggagcaactcCTCTGAATGTTCCAGGAGAAGTTTGAACATTTCAGGGcaatttggggaaattcaggatgGAGATATTTTGGGGTCACATAGCtggtagtaaccaaggctggtagaaACCAGTGTGACTATGATGTAATAAGCAGACTACTGGCTTCAGAGTTGCTGGACTAGGGCTGCTCAACATAGTgtatgctggctgggagcatccagacaGGGAGCTACAGCTTCTGAGTGTTTTAAGATACTCGGAGTTACAGGACAAGCAATGACACAACCTTTCATTGGTCTGAATTGCACCACAGAATGTGACAATATCATATTGCATAAACAGCATCTCCAAACTCAGAATGATTGCTGGGACATTGCTACAAAGAGAAAAATGCCACCTACAGAATCACCCCATCCTCTCGTATCGAGGTTTTCCTTGTGGGTTTCCTGTGCAAGTAGTTAACAGATCTAAGCCTGTAGTTTAGTTTATCAAATCTGAGGCTCCTGAAGGTGATATGAATGCATAGGATTAGTTTACTGAACATTATTAATCTTACAAATAAAATGTGTATAATTTAGTGGTTGTGAAATTAAAGTAATTAACATAAGCAAAAGCATGATAGCAATCATTTTAATTTCTTATAGAATTACAGACAACAAATGAACATTCCCATGATGGGGGATAAGaattagtaaaaataaatagaacAGAGTATATATAAGCTTTATGGAACTAAAATGCATGTTAATCACTGCATTGGCTCTATAATCTTTACTCCAAAATTTAAGTTCACAGATCAAAATACCTAAGGACCTacgaacagccatactggatcagatcaaaggtccatctaccccagtatcctgtcttctcacagtggccaataccaggtgctccagagggaattaacagaacaggtaatccaaGTGATCCAAGGCCTGTCccctattcccagcttcaggcaaaaagaaaaagcatGCAGGGGTTCATACTGTTTCCTTGAGACATTAATTGcactggagggagggaagcaaaggCCAGTGCAGGAAGGCAGCATGAGGGACAAGAAAGGGAGACAGTGTCAATATACTGGCCTAGCATATATGGTAATGGAATTCAAATGTAATGGTTGCTGTTATCATTTTACTTTCACATGAATACTGCCCAAAATGATCCTCCTATTCTGACTACAGGGCTACTTCAGTTCATTATGAAGCAAATTCAATGTCACATTTAACACTGTTGGACAGTCCTTTTTTTGTTCCCTAATTATGACTCATCCAGCATAAAAAAAGATTAGACAAATTGGATATAACCCTAGGAGGTCATTTAAAAATGACTCCCCTTTGAGGTGCTGACAGTTTTAGTTTAAGCCAATAGGAAAACCATTCCGTGTCTTCTGCtggcatgtttttgtttttagattcTAAATCCTTGTCACACTGATACGTCTCATTATTAATGTCATCATCCACAGCGTCCTCTGTCTAGACTTCCTAGAAATAGGGCTGTGCTGGAGTTAATGATGAAAACAACCCAGCTTAGAAATGAAACTGAAGAGTGATGTGTCAGGGTTTTTTTGCATTGGGTGTTTATTCTGTTGCCTGGTTGCTACTTTTAATAATGTTTGTTTACTAATTAAAATCGGTACTGCAAAGAGTCTGGATTGGAAACATCGTTGTGAGTAGTCTGTTAGCTCCTTGAACCTCTTGTGAGAAAGAGTTGCTAGCTGGTCTTCATTAAAGTATAATTCGTTTGAATACCGTTTACTAATCTAATTAACTTCATAAAGGATCAAACTGTTCATATTTTGTAATCAATCTCCTTGTTTAGACTGGGACTTAGCTTTTATTACAAACGCAAATGTCTAGCTGGACTGTAGCAGGTGTATGTTATTCAACAGAGGAATTGTAAACGCATTACAGCAGATTAGCAGGGTTTCCTCCTTTAAAATGTACACTGCGAGATCCAATTCGCAAGCCAGCTGTTTTTTATCAATACGTTTTGCCTTTCAGAGTTGCGCTTTGTATCGTTCTTGGCGCTGCTATTTCTGTAACAGATCGGATAGGAAGAGTGGTACAGCAGTGCACTGTAATGCTGCCACTGGGGAAACCCTACCACCTCTTTTATTTTTTGGATCAGATCCTTGAGGAAAGACCCAGAATAGGAAAAGGCTGGATGGAAGAACCTTGCAACCCAGGGAAGAGGGGGGATAGCCGGAGAAGAGGGGGTGgatgagagaggggaaggggacaaGGGAGAAGGTGGAGacggtgggagggaagggatgacgGGACGGAGAGCAGAGTAGCGATGGGGAGAAAGGATGACACAGGGACGGAGATGCGTATTTTGCTGCATGACTCCAATGCGTCAGCAGCGGCTAGGGAGCCGGAGCGCGTCACAGAGAGTCTCTCCCCAATCTTAACGGATACCGCAGTGCTACCGGTATAACGCAGGCATATGCCGCTGTCTGGGAACAGATCCCGGCAGCATCATATGCTAGGCTCCGGTAAAGGAGAAGCAGCAGGTTCGGCTAGAGCTCCGAGATAATCGGGCCTCGTCATTTCCTAGACCCCGACCGGACCCAGCAGCTGGAGCGAGGAGAGCACCAGCCTCCCCAAGAAGCATCACACAGGAGACTCTGACATCGTCCCAGCAGCAGCCGGACTCGCGGGTCAGCACCATGCACTAGGCTCGAACAGCTGGCATCGTGCTGGCGTCGTGCACTAGGCTGCACGACACAAGCAGCAGAGCGGCGGGGCCGCTGAGCTACGCGGAagagccagcagcagccgccgGAACGGAGAGCTCGGGCCATGCACTAGACTCCGGCTCAGCCCTAGCAGCAGCCGCCCCGCTCATCCTAGTCGCCCTCTCGCCCCCCATGGAGAAGGCGACCTCGCTGCACACTTCAGTGCCCACGCCTCCCCCTCGGCTCTACCTGCCTCGGAACTTCAGCTGCAGCGCCTGCCTCTATGGCAGCCTGGCCGAGCACTGCAAGGGGGACTGCAGCCCGGAGCGCGAAGGGGAGCCGTCTCCCACGCCGGTGGTCCGAGAAGCGGCAGCCGCGGGGGAGAAGCCCCAGCCTTCTCGCGGCCGGGAGCCCTCGGTGCCTcctgtgccccccagccccacgctgCGCCGGCGAGCCAAGTCGCTGCCCACACCCGGAGAGCGCGGCCTGCGGCCGGCCCCGCAGCAGAGCCCGTCCCGCAGGAAGACGGTGCGCTTCGCCGACTCGCTGGGCCTGGAGCTCATCTCCGTGCGCCACTTCTGCGAAGCCGACCTGCCCCAGGTGCCGCTGCCCCTGCCGGCCCGCGCCGCCGACCTACTCAAGACCCGGAAGCCGCCGGCGCTGGGCGAGCTGGAGCCGGTGCTGTTCGGCCCGTCGCCGCTGCTGGAGCCTCTCTTCCCGCCGCAGCCCGGCGCCAGCCCCGGCTTCGCGGAGCGGGTGCGGCGGCACAAGGTGAAGCTGGAGTGGGTGCGGGCCGAGCCCGCCGGCCTGCGCGGCGCCGTGCGCGTCCTCAACCTGGCCTACGAGAAGGCCGTGTCCGTGCGCTACACGCTCAACCGCTGGGTCAGCTGCGCCGAGGTGGCGGCCGCCTACCTGTCGCCGGGCCCCGCCGACGGCCTGACCGACCGCTTCTCCTTCCACCTGCCGGCGGCGGCCGCGGGGGGCACGCTGGAGTTCGCCGTGCGCTACCGGGTGGCCGGCACCGAGTACTGGGACAACAACGAGGGGCTCAACTACCAGCTGCGGGGCCGCCCGCGCGCCGCTCGGGCCGCCGCCTCCCCGGCCCAGGAGCCCGAGGGCGGCGCCTGGATCCACTTCATCTGAGCGGCCTGCGGCGGGACCGTTGTGCGTCGCCTGCTCTCTCCCGGGGAGACCCGAGCTCCCtcgcccccttccctcctggacCCAGGCCACCCTCGCCGCCTCAGCACCTTTCCCCACTCGGCAGCCTCGCCGGTTTAGCGGCTGCCGGGCGCGTTGCACACGGGCCGCGCGCGGTTGGGGGCGGAATTTCCCGCCATGAACCTGACAGGGACCCTGGGAGCATCGAGCGGGTATCGTGATAGAGCCCAGGGGGCCCCTGTTCGCCAGGGCGCTGCCACCGGCGGACGTCGGGACCTCCAGCCCGCCAGGAATTCTGTGGCCAGGACTGGGGAATAGGAGCAAGCAAGTACGGTGTGGCAGGTCCATCCAAATCTCTTTTTTATTCCGCTAAAAACTGTACTCGGCATACTGGAAATATTACTAAGGAGCTTTTCTACGAGATCTCGGGGAATCTGAGATAGTTTTCAGTATTATCTACAGTTATCCTCTTCTGCCTTGTCATTTATCCGCTCCACTGTAATCTTGCCACTTTTCTCACAGATACAGTTTGCCCTGCAGTTAGTCACAGTcttagttttaaaaatgcttgtttATATTTCACTAGAAGAtatttttttgaattttgtttacaaataaatataaatcatttATATTTTCTATTTAACTAACTTTTTATTTAGGGGAAAACATTTCAAACTTCTTTGCAAAGGCAAAAAAGCATAAGAAGTAAAGTGTGCAAGTCCTTTACTGTAATTTGTGAGTTCCACCATATCTTCCACCTGAAGCTTGCTACATTTTTTGTTGTTATAATAGAAGTTGCTGTAAAGTATGGATTGGACAATTGCAGAATAATCTGTAGCAAACTCTGTATTTATATGGCCTCTAGCTCTAGTCATCACTGGGAACCTGGAGTGCAAGCAAGCAAGCCAGCTCCAGTGATTTGGTGACCaagtcctgctcccattaaaaccaatgtgacttggatcaggccctagaagcATAGAGGATGAATATGAtaatgagcctgatcctgcacccctAGCTCACTGGAATCATCCTACTGAAGTAAGCCCCCAATCCAACAAATGCATAAACAGTTTGGACCCTTGCTCAGtgccccattgatgtcagtgtagTTTTATGTGGGCACAGGAATCCACTCACGTGTGTTACTTTGCCAGATTGGGACCTTACTTCAGTGAGCAAAGACTACAGTATTGGGCCCAAACCAATGCTGAGTGGTGGAGCCCAGAAGATACTTTGCATGGGTTTATTTCTCATGCtacaaaaataattcaatttaGAATAAAGTTTTTCATTTTAGAACTTCGTTttgtctattttaaaatgtttagaagAATGCCGAGGAAGCAAAATACTGTTAAGTGTCAATTCCAGTGTGTCCACACAGTCCATTGCACTGTGATTTGTGCATTAAAACACAGTCAGTTAAGGAATAGATTTGCAAATACACAAATTGGATGTGCTTGCAAGTGTAAGTCCAAATACAGTCTTGCAAGTCCATGTTTGCTTATAGAGTATGCATCCTCATATCAGGCACATGAAAACTGGTACATGTGAAAATCTAGGCTACAAACCTCCATCCTTGGTGTTACCAGTTTACtcttaaatagtttttaattgtGTGTACGTTTTGACAAATGTTGGACTATGTAACTGGTTTTCAAAAACTTGTGTTCAGttgatatttgtttttaaaactacataatatattttttgtaaatatttatgtaaaaatCTGATATGGctcagtgggactgttcacatTAGTAAAGTTATTTGCAGGATTGAGTtgttaaatcccactgaagcaaatggggatttgcctgagtaaaaactgagaATTGAGCCCATTCTCAGTACACATTACAATATCCCATAATTATATTTTGCATCCCATCCCTATCCTTTTTAATGcttttcagtttgaactgaatcgTTTGTGCTGACGTACCAGTGCAGGAGTTCTgcctttttgaaaaaaagttgCCCAAAATATTAGAAATAACTCCACTAACCCACTGATTTCATAAAGGCCCCTACATCTCTTTCATTATGACAAgacatattttcttttaaatctagacagagcaaaataaatattaacaaaatgaTTATGTGAAATTAGTAGTAGGCATCCTTCAATCTCGAGAGACCATGGGTATGCATCCCTGAGAGGTAAAATATTTACTCAATTGGTTTTATGGCAGCCGTGGCTGAAGgagacctgagagagagagagagaatctctgccacatctgtcacatttaaaggtgGTGTTTCAACCCTGTGGCTCTACCTTGTGAGAGCTCTTTTCTCCTCTACTAAGCTGGACCTCTTCCTCTTGTAACTCCAGAGGCCTTTATTgagctcttgtttccaaaggctgtgATCCTGAGTGTGATCtttccatttgtccacatccatgtccatttctttgaggtctcGCTTGCACACATCCTTGAAACACAATTTGGCCAACTTTTGAttctttttccagatgccaattcaccgtagagcagtggtgggtaacctgtggcccgtgggctgcacgCAGCCTGTCATGATAATCCACTGGTGGACTGTGAGACAGTGTTTACACTGATCGTCTGCAGACATGGCCGCCTGTAGCTCCCAGTtgctgcggttcgccattcctggccaatgggagctgcgggaagcagtgcaggttgcccaccactgccataGAGGATGTGAAATTACTTTAAAACATATGTTAATATCTACCTTTCAGTCAGCATTTAGTGTCTTATTAACTGTGAACAAGGCCAGtctattttttcattttacaatAAATTTTATTGAGAAGTTTAGCTGAATATGAATTGTACTGGGGccaaattaaggccctgattctgcaaacacttatgcttgtgtgtgtgtgtcggaaTGGGGCCCACCACACATACTACTCATGTGAGTGGTATGACTGACTTTAGAGGAGACTATTCATGTGAATGTGGgctttgggatcaggccctaagtgtttTGGATCCTTTATGTATTGCATTAGGATGGAGTTTTATGGGCATTTGAATATGTTCTTTAGTTACACTTTCATGTCAGTAATAATAGTCAAATCTCCAAAGCAGCTTAATCTA from Chelonia mydas isolate rCheMyd1 chromosome 12, rCheMyd1.pri.v2, whole genome shotgun sequence includes:
- the LOC114019380 gene encoding protein phosphatase 1 regulatory subunit 3E, with the translated sequence MEKATSLHTSVPTPPPRLYLPRNFSCSACLYGSLAEHCKGDCSPEREGEPSPTPVVREAAAAGEKPQPSRGREPSVPPVPPSPTLRRRAKSLPTPGERGLRPAPQQSPSRRKTVRFADSLGLELISVRHFCEADLPQVPLPLPARAADLLKTRKPPALGELEPVLFGPSPLLEPLFPPQPGASPGFAERVRRHKVKLEWVRAEPAGLRGAVRVLNLAYEKAVSVRYTLNRWVSCAEVAAAYLSPGPADGLTDRFSFHLPAAAAGGTLEFAVRYRVAGTEYWDNNEGLNYQLRGRPRAARAAASPAQEPEGGAWIHFI